CCGTCGAGCACGTAGTGACTGATGAGCCCGTCGATAAACGACGCGGTCGACGCGACGAACGCAGGCTCGGATGACGAGAGCTGCGAGAGCGTCTCGGCCAGGCCGTGCGAGACGGTGACCTCCTTGCCGCGCAGCTTGCGCAACAGCTTGGCCTCGTGGTTGCCGGCCACACACAGCGCCGTGCCGGCCCGCACCATGCCCATCACCAGGCGCAGCACGCCGGGCGAGTCGGGGCCGCGGTCGACCAGGTCGCCGACGAAGACCGCGACGCGCCCTTCCGGGTGGCGAGCGCCGGTCGGCCGGCCCAGGTCGTCGCGGCTGATCTTCCAACCGAGGTCGATCAGCAGCGTCTCGAGCTCTGCTCGGCAACCGTGCACGTCGCCGATCACGTCGAAGGGGCCGGCCAGATCGCGGCGGTCGGTGTAGAGGCGCTGCGGCCGGATCGTGGCGGCCTCGATCTCTTCGAGACCGTGCAGCACGTGGACCGTCCGGAAACCTTCCCGGCTCAGCCGCTTGATGGAACGCCGCAGGTCACGGGACTGACGGCCGAGAACGCCACGACCAAATGACCGATCGGGTCGGCGCTCGGTGCGCGCCCAACATTCCTCCTCCGGCAGGTCAAGGACAATTGCCACCGGGAGTACGTCGTGGGCGCGCGCCAACGCGACCAGCCCGGCGCGGGCGTGGTCCTGGACGTTGGTGGCGTCGATGACCGTGAGCCGCCCGCCCGCCAACCGCCTGCCAGCCACGTAGTGCAGCGCGTCGAAGGCCGCCGCCGACGCGGACTGGTCGTTTTCGTCGTCGGCCACCATGGCTCGGAACGCGTCGGACGAGAGCACCTGACTCGGCGCGAAGTTGCGCTGCGCGAAGGTCGACTTTCCGGAACCGGAAATGCCCACCAGCACCACCAGGCTCAGCGCAGGCACGGTCAACTCGGTCATTCGCCCACCCCCGTGGTGTTGAAGACAGCCATCTGGGTCGGTGCGCCCACCGCCGCGTCGACGACACCGACCGCCGCGACCGTCACGGAATAGCCGTGCGCCAGAGCCACCGAATCCGCCCAGTCGCCGAACTGCGAGCGCGTCCACTCGAACCGGTGGTCGGCGTGCCGCATCGCCCCAGCGGCGAGCGAAGGGTAGCGCGCGTTGTATTCCGCGTTGGGCGTCGTGACGATCACGGTCGCCGGCCGTGCGGCACCGAAGACAGCGCGGACCAGGTCGGGCAGCCGGGCCTCGTCGACATGCTCGATCACCTCCATCAGCACCGCCGCGTCGTAGCCGGCCAGCCGGGCGTCGCGGTAGGTCAGTGCCGACTGGATCAGCCGCACCCGCTGCCGGTCGCGCTCCGAAATCGCACCCGGTCGGTCGAGTCGCAAGCGGCGGGCAGCCACCGCCAACGCACGCGACGCGACGTCGACCCCGACAAGCTCGGTGTATCGCCGGTCCTCCAGGAGCGAAACCAGCAGCGCCCCCGGACCGCAGCCCAGGTCGAGCACCCGCTGTGCTCCCGATTCGCGAAGTGCCCGCAGGACCGCTTCACGGCGGACGACGGCCAGCGAAGGCGCGTCTTCGTCGGCGTCTTCGGGCGAGGCTGCGTCGACGCTGTCGGTCACGACCCGGTCGTCGGACTCGGCCAGCCGCTCGAGCGCCGGCTCCGACAACGACCGCCGGTGTGCCAGATATCGCGACACGATCAGCTCGCGCTCAGGGTGGCCCGCCAGCCAGCCCTCGCCGGCTCGCACGAGCTTGTCGACCTCGTCGGTCGAAACCCAGTAATGCTTGGCGTCATCAAGGACGGGCAACAGCACGTAAAGCTGGTGCAACGCGTCGGCGAGCCGGAGCGTCCCACTCAGCGCGAGGTCTACATAGGAACTGCGGCCCCACTCCGGGTGCTCGACGTCGAGCGGGATCGCGGTGGCGGTGACCACCCAGCCCAGCGGCGCGAACAGCCGGTCGGCCAGGTCGGCCCCGCCACGGCAGCGCAGCACCGGGATCCGGATCTCCAACGGGATCGCGGTCGCCGCCAACTCGGGGCGGTCCTTCGAGGTGCCGAGCATCGCGGTGCGGAACGTCTTGTTGAGCGCGGCCGCGAGCAGGCTCGACGCGGCGTAGGGCCGGTCGTTGACGAACCGGCCGAGGGTGAACCCGTCTGGCGTGGCCGAGCGGTCGGGCGCTGCGACCTCGAGCACCAGCGCGGCGGTGCAGCGCGCCTCGTCGGCCTCCGGGAAGCACACGAACGCCCGGCCGGTCGGCAGGTCGAACTCGTGCACCCGGTCGGGATGCTTGACGAGCAGATAGCCGAGGTCGGTGGCGGGCCGGTGGGTGGTCCCGATGGTCAACAACACGCGAACCATGGTGCCAGCGCACCGGGGACGACCGCGCACCCATTTTGACCGGGGGCGTCCGGCCGGACGCCCCCGGCTCAGCCCGGATCAGTTGCGCAAGTAGACCCGGGACCAGTCGAACTCGTAGAACTTGCCCTGGAACTCGCTGGCGGGCATCGAGTGGTTGACGCTGGCGACCTGGGTGTGGCCCCAGCCGGCGTCGAACAGGAAAGCCAGGTCGGTGGGCGTGCCGGTGGCGCCGCCGCCCTGCGTCCAGTTCATCGTGCCGGACTGCACCTCGCGACCGTCCACATAGAAGCTGTAGGTGTTGTTCTTGCGGTAGAGCAACGCCCACGTGTGGTATTGCGTCGGGTCATAGCTGGTGATGCCGCGCGACTCCATGCCGCACGACCAGCAGGAGTAATTGGTGCTGGCGGTGCCGCCGACCGGGTCGGCGTGCCAGTAGCGGCCGTCGTAGTTGGTGTTGCCGCCACCGTTGTCGTAGCCGAAGCTCTCGATGACGTCGAACTCCGCGCCACCGTCCCAGAGTTGGCCCG
This genomic interval from Asanoa ferruginea contains the following:
- a CDS encoding 3' terminal RNA ribose 2'-O-methyltransferase Hen1, with amino-acid sequence MLLTIGTTHRPATDLGYLLVKHPDRVHEFDLPTGRAFVCFPEADEARCTAALVLEVAAPDRSATPDGFTLGRFVNDRPYAASSLLAAALNKTFRTAMLGTSKDRPELAATAIPLEIRIPVLRCRGGADLADRLFAPLGWVVTATAIPLDVEHPEWGRSSYVDLALSGTLRLADALHQLYVLLPVLDDAKHYWVSTDEVDKLVRAGEGWLAGHPERELIVSRYLAHRRSLSEPALERLAESDDRVVTDSVDAASPEDADEDAPSLAVVRREAVLRALRESGAQRVLDLGCGPGALLVSLLEDRRYTELVGVDVASRALAVAARRLRLDRPGAISERDRQRVRLIQSALTYRDARLAGYDAAVLMEVIEHVDEARLPDLVRAVFGAARPATVIVTTPNAEYNARYPSLAAGAMRHADHRFEWTRSQFGDWADSVALAHGYSVTVAAVGVVDAAVGAPTQMAVFNTTGVGE